The Granulicella sibirica genome has a segment encoding these proteins:
- a CDS encoding ABC transporter permease codes for MNSSEITSSAASLPIPRRASRQLLAECKSQPLAAFGVALLFVFVVAAVFAPWLAPQDPAHLSLSGRLLAPSPAHLFGTDELGRDILSRTIYGARISMIVAVSVIALSLALGLIAGGLAGFYGGWTDTLVNVYITNAFLALPGILIAIAFVAFLGPGLGNLIIALSISGWVGYARLIRAQVMAVKEREFVEAARALGASDIRLLVRHIFPNILQPLIVQAAIGMAAAVLAEATLSFLGLGIPAPAASWGAMLNDGRSHLFESPHLVFFPAMAVMLSVLSFNFIGDALRDYLDPRTRLSVGM; via the coding sequence ATGAACTCTTCCGAAATCACGAGTTCGGCTGCGTCCCTCCCGATCCCGCGAAGAGCGTCTCGCCAACTTCTGGCAGAGTGCAAATCCCAGCCTCTGGCCGCATTCGGAGTCGCCCTCCTTTTCGTCTTCGTGGTCGCTGCCGTCTTTGCTCCATGGCTTGCCCCGCAGGACCCTGCTCACCTCAGTCTCTCCGGTCGTCTTCTTGCGCCGAGCCCAGCGCACTTGTTCGGTACGGACGAGTTAGGCCGCGACATCCTCTCGCGCACAATCTACGGAGCTCGCATTTCCATGATCGTCGCTGTCTCGGTCATCGCTCTGTCCCTCGCGCTCGGCCTGATCGCGGGAGGCCTGGCCGGCTTCTATGGCGGATGGACCGATACCCTCGTAAATGTCTACATCACGAATGCCTTTCTAGCGCTCCCGGGAATCCTGATCGCAATCGCCTTCGTCGCCTTCCTTGGGCCCGGTCTTGGCAATCTGATCATCGCCCTCTCCATCTCCGGTTGGGTTGGCTATGCTCGCCTTATTCGTGCTCAGGTCATGGCCGTCAAGGAACGGGAGTTCGTCGAAGCTGCCCGAGCACTCGGCGCATCGGACATTCGTCTCCTTGTAAGACACATTTTTCCAAACATCCTGCAGCCGCTTATCGTGCAGGCAGCGATCGGAATGGCGGCGGCGGTTCTCGCCGAAGCGACTCTGAGCTTCCTTGGCCTCGGTATCCCCGCCCCCGCCGCAAGTTGGGGCGCAATGCTGAACGACGGGAGATCGCATCTCTTCGAATCGCCGCATCTCGTCTTCTTCCCGGCCATGGCCGTCATGTTGAGCGTGCTCTCTTTCAACTTCATTGGCGATGCCCTCAGAGACTACCTCGATCCGAGGACGCGATTGTCCGTCGGAATGTAG
- the gmd gene encoding GDP-mannose 4,6-dehydratase has protein sequence MKKALITGVTGQDGAYLAEFLLAKGYEVHGIKRRSSLFNTARIDHIYEDPHNPQPKFILHYGDLTDSSSLIHIVQKVQPDEIYNLGAQSHVQVSFEQPEYTADADALGPLRLLEAIRILGLEKKTKFYQASSSELYGLVRESPQHEETPFYPRSPYAVAKMYAYWIVVNYREAYGIYACNGILFNHESPFRGETFVTRKITRGLARIKVGLQTSLFLGNLDAKRDWGHARDYVEMQWLMLQQDTPRDFVIATGKQYSVREFVKRCAELLDLELSWQGSGSEEKALDPFGSVVVAVDPRYFRPTEVDTLLGDASKAREELGWTPTTSFDELVREMVEADLKAAQRDALVRRHGFDAYNVRET, from the coding sequence TTGAAAAAAGCCCTGATCACAGGGGTTACAGGACAAGACGGGGCTTATCTCGCGGAGTTCCTCTTAGCCAAAGGCTATGAAGTCCATGGCATCAAGCGTCGATCTTCGCTCTTCAACACCGCCCGCATCGACCACATCTATGAAGATCCCCATAACCCTCAGCCGAAGTTCATTCTGCATTATGGCGATCTCACCGACTCTTCGTCGCTGATCCACATCGTGCAAAAAGTACAACCAGACGAGATCTACAACCTCGGCGCTCAGTCGCACGTTCAGGTATCCTTCGAGCAGCCTGAATACACTGCCGACGCAGACGCGCTTGGTCCCCTGCGCTTGCTGGAGGCGATCCGCATTCTCGGGTTGGAGAAGAAAACGAAATTCTATCAAGCGTCTTCCAGCGAGCTTTACGGGCTCGTGCGGGAGAGCCCGCAGCATGAGGAGACACCCTTCTATCCGCGTTCTCCCTATGCCGTGGCCAAGATGTATGCGTACTGGATCGTTGTGAACTACCGGGAAGCATACGGAATCTATGCGTGCAACGGGATTCTGTTCAACCATGAGAGTCCCTTTCGCGGGGAGACGTTTGTGACACGAAAGATTACGCGGGGCCTGGCGCGGATCAAGGTGGGGCTGCAGACATCGCTCTTCCTCGGGAATCTCGACGCAAAGCGGGACTGGGGACATGCACGCGACTACGTTGAGATGCAGTGGCTGATGCTGCAGCAGGACACACCGCGGGACTTTGTTATCGCAACCGGAAAGCAGTACAGCGTACGAGAGTTTGTAAAGCGCTGCGCCGAGCTACTTGATCTGGAGCTAAGCTGGCAGGGAAGCGGTTCCGAGGAGAAAGCACTGGATCCGTTCGGCAGCGTGGTGGTCGCAGTCGACCCCCGATACTTTCGGCCGACTGAGGTCGATACGCTTCTTGGCGACGCGTCGAAGGCGAGGGAGGAGCTTGGCTGGACGCCGACCACCTCCTTCGACGAACTTGTGCGTGAGATGGTCGAGGCCGACCTGAAGGCGGCGCAGCGGGATGCGCTGGTTCGGCGACACGGCTTCGATGCGTACAACGTTCGTGAAACGTAG
- a CDS encoding GDP-L-fucose synthase family protein: MSKPYMPLDARIYIAGHRGLVGSAIQRGLIKAGYTNLLLRTRSELDLLDPNAVRAFFEETRPEHVVLAAAKVGGIMANQTYPADFIRENLVIQDNVIEASYRNGVDRLLFLGSSCIYPKLAPQPMPESCLMTGPLEPTNRPYAMAKIAGIEMCWSYNRQFGTHYLAAMPTNLYGPGDNFDPATSHVLPALMRKVAVAKTSSNGELVVWGTGTPRRELLHSDDLARACVFLLNLDEAKFGSFLSEESPPLINIGTGEDVTIRELAELVARVAGFQGPLVFDTSKPDGTPRKLMDVSRLKALGWRPTIVLEQGIEEIWNLVKDELTA; encoded by the coding sequence ATGTCCAAGCCGTACATGCCGCTCGACGCTCGAATCTACATCGCTGGGCATCGAGGCTTGGTAGGCTCGGCCATTCAGCGAGGGCTCATAAAGGCGGGTTACACGAACCTGCTCCTGCGGACGCGCTCGGAGCTTGACCTTCTCGATCCCAACGCTGTGAGAGCGTTCTTTGAGGAGACTAGACCCGAGCACGTCGTGTTGGCGGCAGCGAAGGTGGGTGGCATCATGGCGAACCAGACGTACCCGGCGGACTTCATTCGGGAGAATCTGGTGATCCAGGACAATGTGATCGAGGCGTCCTACCGTAACGGGGTCGATCGCCTTCTGTTCTTGGGCTCTTCGTGCATTTACCCAAAGCTCGCTCCACAACCAATGCCGGAGTCGTGCCTGATGACCGGTCCGCTGGAACCGACGAATCGGCCTTACGCGATGGCGAAGATCGCCGGCATCGAGATGTGCTGGAGCTACAATCGGCAGTTCGGCACACACTATCTGGCCGCTATGCCCACGAACCTTTATGGGCCGGGGGACAACTTCGATCCGGCGACCTCGCATGTGCTTCCTGCACTGATGCGGAAGGTGGCGGTGGCAAAGACATCCAGCAACGGCGAACTTGTCGTGTGGGGCACGGGTACGCCTCGCCGGGAGCTTCTTCACTCGGACGATCTGGCTCGTGCCTGCGTCTTTCTGCTGAACCTGGACGAAGCTAAGTTCGGGAGCTTCCTGTCCGAGGAATCCCCGCCGCTGATCAACATCGGGACAGGTGAGGATGTGACGATTCGGGAGCTGGCGGAGTTGGTTGCACGCGTGGCCGGTTTTCAGGGGCCGCTTGTCTTCGATACGAGCAAGCCTGATGGTACGCCGCGAAAGCTAATGGATGTGAGCCGCCTAAAGGCTCTGGGATGGCGCCCGACGATCGTGCTGGAACAGGGGATCGAAGAGATTTGGAACCTGGTCAAGGATGAATTGACAGCCTGA
- a CDS encoding ABC transporter permease produces the protein MTSQPRVPKPLRRVLLTLPVLWVVVSVVFLLIHLVPGDPIAQMLGEGATSTDISVLRHTYGLDQPLPEQYMHYLAGVAHADLGQSLRLHDSVMHLILQRYPYTLALTLSSLLLGLAVAIPAGILSALHRNRWQDRTLGVVSLVGLSFPNFALGPILILLFSIRLGWTPVSGPGTDLPTFLLHLILPAITLGSGLAAILTRMVRTAMLEELGQDYIRTARAKGLTENQVVYRHALRNALVPILTVAGLQFGSLLAGAIVTETIFSWPGIGRLTLSAISNRDYALVQGCILAVGLTYVAVNLLTDVAYTIANPRMRS, from the coding sequence GTGACGTCTCAGCCCAGAGTGCCCAAACCCCTGCGCCGCGTTCTCCTCACTCTCCCTGTGCTCTGGGTTGTGGTGTCGGTCGTCTTTCTTCTTATCCATCTTGTGCCTGGCGACCCGATCGCGCAGATGCTTGGGGAAGGAGCTACCTCGACCGACATCTCTGTTCTTCGGCATACATATGGTCTGGACCAACCGCTTCCCGAACAGTACATGCACTATCTCGCCGGGGTGGCGCATGCCGATCTGGGCCAGTCCTTGCGTCTGCATGATTCGGTCATGCACCTTATTCTGCAGCGCTACCCCTACACTCTGGCCCTGACGCTGTCATCCCTTCTCCTCGGCCTAGCCGTCGCGATACCAGCCGGGATCCTCTCGGCACTTCATCGCAATCGTTGGCAGGACCGGACGCTCGGCGTCGTCTCGCTCGTCGGTCTCTCCTTTCCGAACTTTGCTCTCGGCCCCATCCTGATCCTTTTGTTCTCGATCCGCCTCGGCTGGACGCCCGTCTCGGGACCCGGAACCGATCTGCCTACCTTCCTCCTCCATTTGATCCTTCCGGCGATCACCCTCGGCTCCGGGCTCGCCGCGATCCTCACGCGTATGGTGCGAACGGCGATGCTTGAGGAGCTTGGACAGGATTACATCCGCACCGCCCGCGCCAAGGGACTCACGGAGAATCAAGTCGTCTACCGCCATGCCCTGCGCAACGCCCTCGTTCCGATCCTGACGGTCGCCGGTCTTCAGTTCGGATCGTTGCTTGCCGGAGCCATCGTGACAGAGACGATCTTTAGTTGGCCTGGCATCGGCCGCCTGACTCTGTCTGCCATCTCCAATCGGGATTATGCTCTGGTCCAGGGATGCATCCTTGCTGTCGGACTCACCTACGTCGCCGTCAATCTCTTAACCGACGTCGCTTACACGATTGCCAACCCGAGGATGCGCAGCTAA
- a CDS encoding metallophosphoesterase family protein, with translation MLVGVISDTHGLLRPEALEALAGSDHILHAGDVGDPAILEALRSIAPVTAIRGNVDTSGPCADLSPTEAVELAGTLFYIVHSLQDLDINAATAGVACVVSGHSHKPSFTRKDGVAYLNPGSAGPRRFSLPVTVALVDILPNRLEAKIIPILGVPNDRSERN, from the coding sequence ATGCTGGTCGGAGTCATCTCAGATACCCACGGCCTACTCCGTCCTGAGGCTCTCGAAGCCCTCGCGGGGAGCGACCATATCCTACACGCCGGTGATGTGGGAGATCCCGCGATTCTCGAAGCCCTGCGCTCGATAGCCCCGGTGACTGCGATTCGGGGCAATGTCGATACGAGCGGCCCGTGCGCGGACCTCTCGCCTACCGAGGCGGTTGAGCTCGCCGGAACCCTCTTCTACATTGTGCATTCACTTCAGGATTTGGATATAAATGCGGCAACCGCTGGGGTTGCGTGCGTCGTCAGCGGACATTCCCACAAGCCGTCATTTACCCGCAAGGACGGCGTCGCGTATCTAAACCCTGGTAGCGCGGGTCCGCGCCGCTTTTCTCTTCCTGTCACCGTCGCCCTCGTGGATATCTTGCCCAATAGGCTTGAAGCGAAAATCATCCCGATCCTGGGTGTCCCTAACGATCGAAGTGAACGGAATTGA
- a CDS encoding SRPBCC family protein — protein sequence MIYKVSGSVAVLLLLVVVGAWNLHTTVRAEHSFDAPEAEVWRVWTDADSIQKWWGPKGYTGLVIRNDLHEGGSYLWAMKSAKGKISWNTGTYREVVPNRKIVSTMSFSDERGRIIPGTRVSVPGHWPDEIVVIVDFSDSAGKTKVTVSEVGVPLIVYVFSKVGWAQQFDKLQSVL from the coding sequence ATGATTTACAAAGTATCGGGCAGTGTTGCAGTGCTATTGCTGCTGGTCGTGGTCGGTGCATGGAATCTCCACACGACCGTCCGCGCGGAGCATTCTTTCGACGCCCCTGAGGCGGAGGTGTGGCGGGTCTGGACCGATGCGGACTCGATTCAGAAATGGTGGGGCCCGAAGGGCTACACAGGTCTCGTCATCCGGAATGATCTGCATGAGGGTGGCAGCTATCTTTGGGCGATGAAATCCGCGAAGGGAAAGATATCTTGGAACACGGGAACGTACCGGGAAGTCGTCCCAAACCGGAAAATCGTGTCAACCATGTCATTCTCTGACGAGCGTGGAAGAATCATCCCCGGAACACGTGTCTCGGTTCCTGGGCATTGGCCTGACGAGATCGTCGTCATCGTTGACTTCAGTGACTCTGCAGGTAAGACCAAGGTCACGGTTAGTGAAGTGGGCGTTCCCCTCATCGTGTACGTCTTCTCGAAGGTTGGCTGGGCTCAGCAGTTTGACAAACTTCAATCGGTGCTCTGA
- a CDS encoding ArsR/SmtB family transcription factor, protein MQSLDATFAALADPTRRAILARLAAGEASVNELAEPFEMTQPAISQHLKVLEDAGLIVRRIEGKKRPRRLARAGIEEMDQWLARLRKALEANYSRLDEVLAGVETHKKGKE, encoded by the coding sequence ATGCAAAGTCTTGATGCTACATTCGCCGCTTTAGCCGACCCAACGCGTCGCGCAATCCTTGCGCGCCTTGCCGCAGGGGAGGCCTCCGTGAACGAGTTGGCAGAGCCGTTCGAGATGACGCAACCCGCAATTTCCCAACACCTCAAGGTCCTCGAAGATGCAGGCCTCATCGTCCGTCGAATCGAGGGCAAGAAGCGCCCTCGGCGGCTGGCAAGAGCAGGTATCGAAGAGATGGATCAATGGCTCGCCAGGCTGCGAAAAGCTCTCGAAGCAAATTACAGTCGACTCGACGAAGTTCTGGCGGGTGTGGAGACACACAAGAAAGGAAAAGAGTGA
- a CDS encoding glycosyltransferase WbuB has product MRISPPARLRILIYGINYSPELTGVGKYTGEMAAWLAARGHEIRVITAPPYYPAWKVREDYRGKWYRTELPKVPGAPTVYRTPLYVPREPSGARRMLHLFSFMVGSIPVMMKQHSWKPDLIWTVEPTFFGAPLALLLARTTQAASWLHVQDFEVDAAFDLGLLPSNGRVQSFALRLERVFTDAFSRVSSISGKMVERSLAKGVSPIQSRLFPNWVDVDVIRPQAAGSQNSFRRELGLEGKIILLYSGNMGAKQGLELLVPLAAAFEDDPRVHFLFCGEGSFRSMFEGMVAHRPNVTLIDIQPMERLNDLLNAADIHLLPQRPGAADLVMPSKLTGMLSSGRPVVAIAEPGTQVAHVVGGSDALDIDPCGLVVQAHDPTELQKAARCLIDSPTLRSKFGAAARRYAVRHLGREQVLARFEQELLSLIREPEPVIQVN; this is encoded by the coding sequence CTGAGAATCAGTCCCCCAGCCCGCCTTCGGATCCTTATCTATGGGATTAACTATTCACCGGAACTCACTGGGGTAGGGAAGTATACCGGAGAGATGGCCGCGTGGCTGGCTGCGCGGGGGCACGAGATTCGCGTCATCACGGCCCCGCCTTATTATCCCGCGTGGAAGGTTCGCGAAGACTATCGCGGCAAATGGTATCGGACGGAACTGCCAAAGGTCCCGGGCGCTCCGACGGTTTACCGCACTCCGCTTTATGTACCGCGAGAGCCGTCGGGTGCCCGGCGGATGCTCCATCTTTTCTCGTTCATGGTTGGAAGTATCCCCGTGATGATGAAGCAGCATTCCTGGAAGCCTGACCTTATCTGGACGGTGGAGCCGACATTTTTCGGGGCTCCGCTCGCACTCCTACTGGCTCGCACGACGCAAGCGGCGTCCTGGTTGCACGTACAGGATTTCGAGGTAGACGCCGCGTTCGATCTCGGCCTGCTCCCCTCGAACGGCAGGGTTCAGAGCTTCGCCCTTCGCCTGGAGCGAGTGTTCACGGATGCGTTCAGCCGCGTCTCCAGCATTTCAGGGAAGATGGTGGAGCGGTCGCTGGCGAAGGGAGTGTCGCCCATTCAGAGCCGACTCTTCCCAAACTGGGTGGATGTCGACGTGATTCGCCCCCAGGCGGCAGGCAGCCAAAACTCGTTCCGCCGGGAGCTTGGGCTCGAGGGAAAGATCATTCTTCTTTACTCCGGAAACATGGGCGCGAAACAAGGGCTGGAGCTCCTTGTGCCTCTGGCCGCAGCGTTCGAAGACGACCCGAGGGTGCACTTCCTCTTCTGCGGAGAAGGCTCGTTCCGGTCTATGTTCGAAGGCATGGTCGCGCACCGGCCCAACGTGACACTTATCGATATCCAGCCGATGGAAAGGTTGAACGATCTGTTGAACGCCGCGGATATTCATCTGCTGCCGCAGCGCCCCGGCGCGGCGGATTTGGTGATGCCCTCGAAGCTGACCGGAATGCTTTCAAGCGGAAGGCCGGTCGTCGCGATCGCCGAACCCGGAACTCAGGTTGCCCACGTGGTGGGAGGAAGCGACGCGCTGGATATCGACCCGTGCGGCCTGGTGGTTCAGGCGCATGATCCGACGGAGCTCCAGAAGGCAGCCCGTTGCCTGATCGATTCTCCTACGCTCCGTTCGAAGTTTGGGGCAGCGGCGCGCCGGTACGCTGTAAGGCATCTTGGGCGAGAGCAGGTTCTCGCACGTTTCGAGCAGGAGTTACTCTCCTTGATACGAGAACCCGAGCCCGTGATTCAAGTAAACTGA
- a CDS encoding hemolysin family protein, whose translation MLEWMLFRAIMVAFFILANSFFVAAEFALISVRETRIEQLIALGRPGARSALQLKRNIDDFLPAVQFGVTLAALALGWIGEPAVAEMILHAASRLLRVLPPHAVLYAHGIAVALAFSVITYFEVLLGELVPKSLALQRTERIALAVAGPMDVFIRMTRPAVKLMNSSAAAVLRLFNAPLSGEGPVHSPEELKLIATSTRRMGLLPEFQEQIIHRAIELNHVTVREIMTPRGKIFSLPADLSVERASARIIEEQHSRIPVYETAIPGRHKSRHADTDQIIGIVYSKDISRLMHFRSVALSLGSSGDSGLTLRQVMREPFFVPETKLAVELLQDFQNRRRQIAVVVDEFGSTVGLVTAEDALEQIVGELEDEFDIASRPALTSSTGVMTLDGSATLRDLNTQLQWSFPREAGVETLAGFLLAQLGHIPHPNESVVFEDRRYTVAEMIGRRISRVQVEMLKPSAAEQEALAARDGAA comes from the coding sequence ATGCTGGAGTGGATGCTCTTCCGCGCGATCATGGTGGCCTTCTTCATTCTGGCCAACAGCTTCTTCGTGGCTGCGGAGTTCGCGCTCATCAGCGTTCGTGAGACGCGTATCGAGCAGCTTATCGCGCTCGGCCGTCCCGGCGCTCGCAGTGCCCTTCAGCTCAAACGCAACATCGACGACTTCCTTCCTGCCGTGCAGTTCGGCGTCACACTGGCCGCGCTCGCGCTTGGCTGGATCGGCGAGCCGGCCGTCGCCGAGATGATCCTGCATGCTGCTTCGCGTCTTCTGCGAGTGCTTCCACCGCATGCCGTCCTCTACGCGCATGGCATCGCGGTTGCGCTTGCGTTCTCGGTCATTACCTACTTCGAGGTCCTGCTCGGTGAACTCGTGCCGAAGTCGCTCGCGCTTCAGCGGACGGAACGCATCGCCCTTGCGGTCGCTGGACCGATGGACGTCTTCATCCGCATGACACGGCCTGCGGTGAAGCTCATGAACTCATCCGCCGCCGCGGTTCTCCGCCTGTTCAACGCGCCGCTCTCCGGCGAAGGTCCTGTCCACTCGCCCGAGGAGCTGAAGTTGATCGCGACGTCGACTCGTCGCATGGGGTTGTTGCCGGAGTTCCAGGAGCAGATCATCCATCGCGCGATCGAGCTCAACCATGTGACGGTGCGGGAGATTATGACGCCACGCGGCAAGATCTTCTCGCTGCCTGCCGATCTGTCAGTCGAGCGGGCCAGCGCTCGCATCATCGAGGAGCAGCATTCGCGTATTCCCGTCTACGAGACCGCCATACCCGGCCGTCACAAGAGCCGCCACGCCGACACCGATCAGATCATCGGCATCGTCTATTCGAAGGACATCTCGCGGCTCATGCACTTCCGCTCCGTTGCCCTCTCGCTCGGAAGCTCCGGCGACTCCGGCCTCACGCTGCGCCAGGTCATGCGGGAGCCGTTCTTCGTTCCCGAGACCAAGCTTGCCGTCGAGCTTCTTCAGGACTTCCAGAATCGCCGCCGGCAGATCGCGGTGGTGGTCGACGAGTTCGGCTCGACCGTCGGCCTGGTGACAGCAGAGGACGCGTTGGAGCAGATCGTCGGAGAACTCGAGGACGAATTCGACATTGCCTCGCGTCCTGCTCTGACGTCGTCTACGGGTGTCATGACCCTGGACGGAAGCGCCACGCTGCGTGATCTCAACACGCAGCTCCAGTGGAGCTTCCCCCGCGAGGCTGGCGTCGAGACGCTTGCAGGCTTCTTGCTCGCGCAGTTAGGGCACATCCCTCATCCGAACGAGAGCGTCGTCTTCGAGGATCGCCGCTACACCGTCGCCGAGATGATCGGGCGGCGCATCAGCCGGGTTCAGGTCGAGATGCTCAAGCCGTCCGCGGCCGAGCAGGAAGCGCTCGCCGCGCGAGACGGAGCGGCGTGA
- a CDS encoding SRPBCC domain-containing protein has translation MSKLMLKTEGDTHVLVTRRFDASPEAIYRAHTDPAILQKWLLGPEGWTMPVCINEAKVGGKFRYEWTNGKGNTFHITGEYLELKPYNRIVHIERMHLPDPKPDNHIETLFEADGAGTLMTMRMTLPDSQTRTAMLATGMEGGMEASYIRLEGML, from the coding sequence ATGAGCAAACTGATGCTGAAAACCGAGGGTGACACCCACGTGCTTGTGACAAGACGCTTCGATGCGTCTCCAGAAGCTATATACCGCGCCCATACCGATCCGGCCATCCTTCAGAAATGGTTGCTGGGCCCGGAAGGTTGGACAATGCCGGTCTGTATCAATGAGGCAAAAGTCGGCGGGAAGTTTCGTTACGAGTGGACAAATGGCAAAGGCAATACATTTCACATCACTGGAGAGTACCTGGAGCTGAAACCGTACAACAGGATTGTGCATATCGAGCGCATGCACCTGCCGGATCCCAAGCCGGACAACCATATCGAAACGCTATTCGAAGCCGACGGCGCTGGAACGCTGATGACCATGCGGATGACCCTGCCCGACTCTCAGACGCGCACGGCGATGCTCGCAACCGGGATGGAAGGCGGAATGGAAGCGAGCTATATCCGGCTAGAAGGAATGCTCTAG